The following are encoded together in the Candidatus Woesebacteria bacterium genome:
- the menC gene encoding o-succinylbenzoate synthase, translating into MKLKSVIIKIVEIPMVSSFATSFGTITKKPTVLVKATTTNGIIGWGEGAALPFPYYKADTHETTYLALQKYIVPQALNIEFRTPEDFRELYSHNVIGHNFAKTAIETAIWMIYSISENKTLSKLLGGTKYKIPVGESLGIQSSVEETLAEVKLRKEEGYRRTKVKVKPKWDVNIVKAIRKEFGNIDLMVDGNSAYTLKDVKTFKELDEFNLTMIEQPLAHDDIIDHATLQKKIKTPICLDESILSAEDARKAIEIGACKIINIKPGRVGGLVESKKIHDVCKKNKIGVWCGGMLETGIGRAFNIAVSSLPNYKYPNDMSPVNIFYKDDLVKDSFVVDKNGYVTVPQVPGLGFEIDENKIEKYTKRESRFI; encoded by the coding sequence ATGAAACTAAAAAGCGTCATAATAAAAATCGTTGAGATACCAATGGTGTCTTCATTTGCGACAAGTTTTGGTACGATAACAAAAAAGCCTACGGTACTAGTAAAAGCCACTACAACAAATGGAATAATAGGGTGGGGTGAGGGAGCAGCTCTTCCATTTCCTTATTATAAAGCCGATACTCATGAAACAACGTACCTTGCACTCCAAAAATATATCGTGCCACAAGCTTTAAATATAGAGTTTAGAACTCCTGAAGATTTTAGGGAGTTGTATTCACACAATGTGATCGGTCACAATTTTGCAAAAACAGCAATAGAAACTGCTATCTGGATGATTTACTCAATTTCAGAAAATAAAACATTATCAAAATTGCTCGGGGGAACAAAATATAAAATACCAGTGGGAGAAAGTTTGGGTATTCAATCCTCTGTTGAAGAAACACTCGCAGAAGTAAAGTTAAGAAAAGAAGAAGGATATAGACGCACTAAAGTGAAAGTTAAGCCAAAGTGGGATGTTAACATAGTCAAAGCGATAAGAAAAGAATTTGGGAATATTGACTTAATGGTTGATGGAAATTCAGCATATACTCTTAAAGACGTCAAGACATTCAAAGAATTAGATGAGTTTAATTTAACTATGATCGAACAACCACTTGCTCACGATGATATTATCGATCATGCAACGTTGCAAAAAAAAATTAAAACACCAATTTGTCTTGATGAGAGCATTTTATCTGCAGAAGATGCGAGAAAAGCAATCGAGATCGGAGCATGTAAAATAATAAACATTAAACCTGGTCGAGTAGGAGGGCTAGTAGAAAGCAAGAAAATACATGACGTATGTAAAAAAAATAAAATTGGCGTATGGTGCGGAGGGATGCTCGAAACAGGAATTGGACGAGCATTCAATATTGCAGTTTCTTCTCTACCTAACTACAAGTATCCTAACGACATGTCACCGGTTAATATATTTTATAAAGATGATTTAGTTAAAGATAGTTTTGTGGTCGACAAAAATGGATATGTTACCGTACCTCAAGTACCTGGTCTAGGATTCGAAATAGATGAGAATAAAATTGAAAAATATACCAAACGTGAATCAAGGTTTATTTAA